A single region of the Pseudomonas granadensis genome encodes:
- the queE gene encoding 7-carboxy-7-deazaguanine synthase QueE, with protein MQDTLRITEVFYSLQGETRTAGLPTVFVRLTGCPLRCQYCDSAYAFSGGTVRTLDDILEQVAGFRPRYVCVTGGEPLAQPNAIRLLKQLCDAGYEVSLETSGALDVSAVDPRVSRVLDLKTPGSKEAHRNRYENIELLTPNDQVKFVICSREDYDWAVSKLIQYGLDRRAGEVLFSPSHHDLNARELADWVVADNLPVRLQLQLHKYLWNDEPGR; from the coding sequence ATGCAAGACACATTGAGAATCACCGAAGTTTTCTACTCGTTGCAGGGGGAAACGCGGACTGCCGGGCTGCCTACGGTTTTCGTGCGCCTGACTGGTTGCCCCTTGCGTTGCCAGTACTGTGACAGCGCCTACGCCTTCAGCGGCGGCACCGTGCGCACCCTCGACGACATCCTCGAGCAGGTCGCCGGGTTTCGCCCGCGTTATGTCTGCGTCACCGGCGGTGAACCGCTGGCCCAGCCGAACGCCATTCGGTTGCTCAAGCAGTTGTGTGACGCCGGCTACGAGGTCTCGCTGGAAACCAGCGGCGCCCTCGACGTTTCGGCGGTCGATCCGCGCGTCAGTCGCGTCTTGGATCTGAAAACACCGGGCTCAAAAGAAGCCCATCGCAACCGCTACGAAAATATCGAACTGCTCACGCCCAACGATCAGGTGAAGTTTGTCATCTGCTCGCGCGAGGACTACGACTGGGCGGTATCGAAACTGATTCAATACGGTCTCGACCGCCGCGCCGGGGAAGTACTGTTTTCCCCCAGTCACCATGACTTGAACGCGCGCGAGCTGGCGGACTGGGTGGTGGCGGACAACTTGCCGGTGCGCCTGCAATTGCAGCTGCACAAATATCTTTGGAATGACGAGCCGGGGCGCTGA
- the ybgF gene encoding tol-pal system protein YbgF, which produces MRTCRRAVTVLALSLAPLAAWAAVPVVDDNSGYNNSGSSYPPAGYGTNGAYAGGAASAPASAQGMLFNQLQQMQDQISRQQGVIEELQNQVARMKQESLERYQDLDRRIGSGVAPAATPENSSAGGDASAAAGAAAGAGAATAAQAPAAGSEPADPAKEKLYYDAAFDLIKAKDFDKASQAFAAFLRKYPNSQYAGNAQYWLGEVNLAKGDLQGAGQAFAKVSQLYPKHNKVPDSLYKLADVERRLGHTDKVKGILQQVVSQYPGTSAAQLAQRDLQRM; this is translated from the coding sequence ATGCGAACGTGCCGTCGTGCTGTAACTGTTCTGGCTCTCAGCCTCGCGCCGCTTGCGGCGTGGGCTGCGGTTCCTGTGGTCGATGACAACTCCGGTTATAACAATAGCGGGAGCAGTTATCCGCCTGCGGGTTACGGTACGAACGGCGCCTATGCCGGGGGAGCGGCTTCGGCCCCTGCCTCGGCACAAGGCATGCTGTTCAACCAATTGCAACAGATGCAGGATCAGATCTCGCGTCAGCAAGGCGTGATCGAAGAACTGCAGAATCAGGTTGCGCGCATGAAGCAGGAATCCCTGGAGCGATACCAGGATCTTGATCGGCGCATAGGATCCGGCGTTGCACCAGCCGCGACTCCCGAGAATTCTTCTGCCGGTGGCGATGCAAGTGCTGCTGCCGGTGCTGCTGCCGGTGCGGGGGCTGCCACGGCTGCCCAGGCGCCTGCCGCAGGTAGCGAACCGGCTGATCCGGCCAAGGAAAAGCTGTATTACGATGCCGCTTTCGACCTGATCAAAGCCAAGGATTTCGACAAGGCCAGCCAAGCGTTTGCCGCTTTCCTGCGTAAATACCCGAACAGTCAGTACGCGGGCAATGCCCAGTACTGGCTGGGCGAAGTGAACCTGGCCAAAGGCGATCTGCAAGGTGCAGGTCAAGCGTTTGCCAAGGTTTCGCAGCTGTATCCCAAGCACAACAAAGTGCCGGATTCGCTGTACAAGCTGGCTGACGTAGAGCGCCGCCTCGGTCACACCGACAAGGTCAAAGGCATCTTGCAGCAGGTGGTTTCCCAGTATCCGGGGACCTCCGCCGCGCAGTTGGCCCAGCGCGATCTGCAACGCATGTAA
- the pal gene encoding peptidoglycan-associated lipoprotein Pal — translation MEMLKFGKFAALALAMAVAVGCSSKGGDNAGEGAVDPNAGYGANTGAVDGSLSEEAALRAITTFYFEYDSSDLKPEAMRALDVHAKDLKANGARVVLEGNTDERGTREYNMALGERRAKAVQRYLVLQGVSPAQLELVSYGEERPVATGNDEQSWAQNRRVELRK, via the coding sequence ATGGAAATGCTGAAGTTTGGTAAATTTGCTGCGCTGGCTCTGGCCATGGCTGTAGCTGTAGGTTGCTCGTCCAAAGGCGGCGACAACGCCGGTGAAGGCGCTGTTGATCCAAACGCTGGTTACGGCGCAAACACCGGTGCCGTTGACGGTTCCCTGAGCGAAGAAGCTGCTCTGCGCGCAATCACCACCTTCTACTTCGAATACGACAGCTCGGACCTGAAGCCAGAAGCCATGCGCGCTCTGGACGTTCACGCCAAAGACCTGAAAGCAAACGGCGCTCGCGTTGTTCTGGAAGGCAACACCGACGAACGTGGTACTCGTGAGTACAACATGGCACTGGGCGAGCGTCGTGCGAAAGCCGTTCAGCGCTACCTGGTACTGCAAGGTGTTTCCCCAGCTCAGCTGGAACTGGTTTCCTACGGCGAAGAGCGTCCAGTTGCTACCGGCAACGACGAGCAGTCCTGGGCCCAGAACCGTCGCGTCGAACTGCGTAAGTAA
- the tolB gene encoding Tol-Pal system beta propeller repeat protein TolB — translation MLVVICCMAGIAMAEEKNILVTSGSDRATPIAVVPFGMQGGAVLPDDMAEIIGNDLRNSGYYSPIPKANMISQPSQPSEIIFRDWKAVGAQYMMVGSIAPAGGRLQVQWALFNVATEQKVADGSVSGTTEQLRDMAHFISDQSFQKLTGIDGAFSTRLLYVTAERFSEKNTRYTLQRSDYDGARAVTLLQSREPILSPRFAPDGKRIAYVSFEQKRPRIFMQNIDTGRREQITNFEGLNGAPAWSPDGTRLAFVLSKDGNPDIYVMNLGSRQITRVTSGPGINTEPYWGKDGSTIYFTSDRGGKPQIYKTSASGGGAERVTFVGNYNANPKLSADEKTLVMIHRQDGFTNFKVAAQDLQRGSVKILTDSTLDESPTVAPNGTMVIYATRQQGRGVLMLVSINGRVRLPLPTAQGEVREPSWSPYLK, via the coding sequence ATGCTGGTCGTGATCTGCTGCATGGCAGGGATCGCGATGGCAGAGGAAAAGAACATTCTGGTCACCAGCGGCAGCGATCGGGCAACGCCGATCGCCGTCGTGCCGTTCGGCATGCAGGGCGGTGCGGTGCTGCCGGATGACATGGCTGAAATCATTGGCAACGATTTGCGCAACTCGGGCTATTACTCGCCGATTCCAAAAGCCAACATGATCAGCCAGCCAAGCCAGCCGAGCGAAATCATCTTCCGTGACTGGAAGGCGGTGGGTGCTCAGTACATGATGGTCGGCAGCATCGCTCCAGCGGGCGGTCGCCTGCAGGTGCAGTGGGCATTGTTCAACGTTGCCACCGAACAAAAAGTGGCTGACGGCAGTGTTTCCGGTACGACCGAGCAACTGCGTGACATGGCGCACTTCATCTCCGACCAGTCGTTCCAGAAACTGACCGGTATCGACGGTGCCTTCTCGACGCGTCTGCTGTACGTGACCGCCGAGCGCTTCTCCGAGAAAAACACCCGCTACACCCTGCAGCGTTCCGACTACGACGGCGCCCGTGCAGTGACCCTGCTGCAATCGCGCGAGCCGATCCTGTCGCCGCGTTTCGCACCGGATGGCAAGCGCATCGCGTATGTGTCGTTCGAACAGAAGCGCCCGCGCATCTTCATGCAGAACATCGACACCGGTCGCCGCGAGCAGATCACCAACTTCGAAGGCCTGAACGGTGCGCCAGCCTGGTCGCCGGATGGCACGCGTCTGGCGTTCGTACTGTCGAAAGACGGTAACCCGGACATCTACGTCATGAACCTCGGTTCGCGTCAGATCACCCGCGTGACCTCGGGACCTGGCATCAACACCGAACCGTACTGGGGCAAGGATGGCTCGACCATCTACTTCACCTCGGACCGTGGCGGCAAGCCGCAGATCTATAAAACCAGCGCCAGTGGCGGTGGTGCCGAGCGTGTGACGTTCGTAGGTAACTACAACGCCAACCCGAAACTGTCGGCTGATGAAAAGACTTTGGTGATGATCCATCGTCAGGATGGCTTCACCAATTTCAAGGTGGCAGCTCAGGATCTGCAGCGGGGTAGTGTAAAGATCCTCACTGATAGCACTCTGGACGAGTCACCTACTGTTGCGCCCAACGGCACCATGGTAATCTACGCCACCCGCCAACAGGGCCGGGGAGTCTTGATGCTCGTGTCCATTAATGGGCGCGTGAGGCTCCCGCTTCCTACCGCTCAAGGCGAAGTCAGAGAACCGTCCTGGTCCCCTTACCTGAAGTGA
- the tolA gene encoding cell envelope integrity protein TolA: MQQQREPSASESYFWPSVLAIVLHVLVFGMLFVSFAFTPELPPAKPIVQATLYQLKSKSQATTQTNQKIAGEAKKSAARQTEVEQMEQKKIEQEAVKAAEQKKEETAQKAEEAKKADEAKKADEAKKADEAKKADDAKKAEAKKAEEKQLADIAKKKAEDEAKKAAEEEAKKAAAEEAKKKIVEDAKKKAAEDAKKKAEAEEAKKKVAEDAKKKAAADAAKKKAQEAARKSAEDKKAQALADLLSDTPQRQQALADEQGDEVAGSFDDLIRARAAEGWARPPSARKGMTVVLQIGMLPDGTVTSVSVAKSSGDGPFDASAVAAVKNIGRLTEMQGMKPSDFAPYRSFKMTFTPEDLAL, from the coding sequence ATGCAGCAACAGCGAGAGCCGTCCGCCTCGGAAAGCTACTTCTGGCCCAGCGTTCTGGCGATTGTCCTGCACGTGCTGGTGTTCGGCATGCTGTTCGTCAGTTTTGCCTTTACGCCTGAACTGCCGCCGGCCAAGCCGATCGTCCAGGCGACCCTGTACCAGCTGAAATCGAAAAGTCAGGCAACCACCCAGACCAATCAGAAGATTGCGGGTGAGGCGAAGAAATCCGCCGCGCGCCAGACCGAAGTCGAGCAGATGGAACAGAAAAAGATCGAGCAGGAAGCAGTGAAGGCGGCGGAACAAAAGAAAGAGGAAACGGCTCAAAAGGCCGAGGAAGCCAAGAAGGCCGACGAGGCGAAGAAAGCGGACGAAGCGAAAAAGGCTGATGAAGCCAAGAAAGCCGACGACGCGAAGAAAGCCGAAGCGAAAAAGGCCGAAGAGAAACAATTGGCTGATATAGCCAAGAAGAAAGCCGAAGACGAAGCCAAGAAGGCCGCTGAAGAAGAGGCCAAGAAAGCCGCTGCGGAAGAAGCCAAGAAGAAAATCGTCGAAGACGCGAAAAAGAAAGCCGCCGAAGACGCCAAGAAGAAAGCTGAAGCTGAAGAGGCGAAGAAGAAAGTCGCCGAAGACGCGAAGAAGAAAGCTGCTGCCGATGCTGCGAAGAAGAAAGCGCAGGAAGCGGCACGCAAATCTGCCGAAGACAAAAAGGCTCAGGCCCTGGCAGATCTGCTTTCCGACACGCCGCAGCGCCAGCAGGCCTTGGCCGATGAGCAGGGTGACGAAGTCGCGGGCAGTTTCGATGACCTGATTCGTGCACGAGCGGCAGAAGGTTGGGCACGTCCACCTTCGGCACGCAAAGGCATGACGGTGGTACTGCAGATCGGCATGTTGCCGGACGGCACGGTGACTTCGGTCAGCGTCGCCAAGTCCAGTGGTGATGGTCCGTTCGATGCTTCGGCAGTCGCGGCAGTGAAGAATATTGGACGTTTGACAGAAATGCAGGGAATGAAGCCGAGCGATTTCGCTCCGTATCGTTCATTCAAGATGACATTCACACCTGAGGATCTAGCCTTGTGA
- the tolR gene encoding protein TolR yields MARARKKRKPVAEMNVVPYIDVMLVLLVIFMVTAPMLNQGVKVDLPKVSSEALPQDNNTQVLTISIKADKTYYWNLGSEVDTEKQQDRAMTLPQMTDAVTKIIRAGTEGGKRTQVFIRGDKTVDYGAVMGAMGGLQKAGVGNVGLITEAP; encoded by the coding sequence ATCGCTCGAGCTCGCAAAAAGCGCAAGCCGGTCGCCGAGATGAACGTAGTGCCCTACATCGACGTGATGTTGGTCCTGCTGGTCATCTTCATGGTGACCGCGCCGATGCTCAATCAGGGCGTGAAAGTTGATTTGCCCAAGGTTTCCAGCGAAGCCTTGCCGCAGGACAACAACACTCAGGTCCTGACCATTTCGATCAAGGCTGACAAGACCTACTACTGGAACCTTGGCAGCGAAGTAGACACCGAGAAACAGCAGGATCGCGCCATGACCCTGCCACAGATGACTGACGCTGTGACCAAGATCATTCGCGCCGGCACCGAGGGCGGCAAACGCACCCAGGTGTTCATTCGTGGCGACAAGACTGTCGACTACGGCGCCGTCATGGGTGCCATGGGCGGGTTGCAGAAGGCCGGGGTCGGTAACGTTGGTCTGATTACCGAGGCCCCCTGA
- the tolQ gene encoding protein TolQ: MEANVVDHSSMWSLVSNASIVVQLVMLTLVAASVTSWIMIFQRSNLLRAGRRALESFEERFWSGIDLSKLYRQAGSNPDPDSGVEQIFRAGFKEFSRLRQQPGVDPEAVMEGVARAMRVAISREEEKLEQSLPFLATVGSVSPYIGLFGTVWGIMNSFRGLASAQQATLATVAPGIAEALIATAIGLFAAIPAVIAYNRFAARSETLLGRYYTFADEFQAILHRKVHTSEE; the protein is encoded by the coding sequence GTGGAAGCTAACGTCGTCGACCATTCCTCCATGTGGAGCCTGGTCAGCAATGCCAGCATCGTGGTGCAGTTGGTAATGTTGACCCTGGTGGCCGCATCGGTGACCTCATGGATCATGATCTTTCAGCGCAGCAATCTGCTGCGTGCCGGTCGACGCGCCCTGGAGAGCTTTGAAGAGCGCTTCTGGTCGGGTATCGATCTGTCCAAGCTGTACCGTCAGGCCGGTAGCAACCCGGATCCGGATTCGGGCGTGGAGCAGATCTTCCGTGCCGGCTTCAAGGAATTCTCCCGTCTGCGTCAGCAGCCAGGTGTCGATCCTGAAGCGGTGATGGAGGGTGTGGCCCGTGCCATGCGTGTCGCCATCTCGCGTGAAGAAGAGAAGCTTGAGCAGAGCCTGCCGTTTCTCGCCACCGTCGGTTCGGTCAGCCCGTACATCGGTCTGTTCGGTACCGTGTGGGGCATCATGAACTCTTTCCGCGGTCTGGCCAGCGCTCAGCAAGCGACCCTCGCCACCGTGGCACCGGGTATCGCCGAAGCACTGATCGCCACCGCGATCGGTCTGTTCGCCGCGATCCCTGCCGTTATCGCTTACAACCGTTTCGCTGCGCGCAGCGAAACCTTGCTGGGCCGCTACTACACCTTCGCCGATGAATTCCAGGCGATCCTGCACCGCAAAGTGCACACCAGCGAAGAATAA
- the ybgC gene encoding tol-pal system-associated acyl-CoA thioesterase, translating into MRAQNGLGPFAHRCRVYYEDTDAGGIVYYVNYLKFMERARTERLRELGFAQSALAGEDLLFVVHSSEARYHAPARLDDELLVSADVTELNRASLRFKQQVRRATDNVLLCEGQFLVACVRTDSLKPRALPEDLRAAFADAVGPGTHSKQEIKRGS; encoded by the coding sequence ATGCGCGCGCAAAACGGGCTTGGGCCGTTCGCACATCGTTGTCGCGTTTATTACGAGGACACCGATGCGGGCGGCATCGTGTATTACGTTAATTACCTCAAGTTTATGGAACGGGCTCGAACCGAGCGGCTCCGAGAGCTGGGCTTTGCCCAATCTGCGCTGGCCGGGGAGGATCTGTTGTTCGTCGTGCATTCCAGCGAAGCGCGTTACCACGCGCCGGCGCGACTGGACGACGAATTGCTGGTAAGCGCTGATGTAACCGAATTGAACCGTGCCAGCCTGCGCTTCAAGCAGCAGGTCAGGCGGGCGACGGATAATGTGCTGCTCTGCGAAGGGCAGTTTCTGGTGGCCTGTGTGCGCACCGACAGTTTGAAACCCCGGGCCCTTCCCGAAGACTTGCGGGCGGCCTTCGCCGACGCGGTCGGTCCGGGTACACACTCAAAGCAGGAGATAAAGCGTGGAAGCTAA
- the ruvB gene encoding Holliday junction branch migration DNA helicase RuvB — protein MIEADRLIAAAHSPREREEVQDRAIRPVSLADYIGQPTVREQMELFIQAARGRSESLDHTLIFGPPGLGKTTLANIIAEEMGVSIKSTSGPVLERPGDLAALLTNLEPHDVLFIDEIHRLSPIVEEVLYPAMEDFQLDIMIGEGPAARSIKLDLPPFTLVGATTRAGMLTNPLRDRFGIVQRLEFYSTADLATIVSRSASILGLPLDPEGSFEIARRARGTPRIANRLLRRVRDFAEVRAKGHITKSVADLALNLLDVDEHGFDHQDRRLLLTMIEKFDGGPVGIDSLAAAISEERHTIEDVLEPYLIQQGYIMRTPRGRVVTRHAYLHFGLNIPSRMGEMPVADEFLDAADD, from the coding sequence GTGATTGAAGCTGATCGTCTGATCGCCGCTGCGCACAGCCCGCGCGAGCGCGAAGAAGTCCAGGACCGCGCCATTCGCCCGGTCAGCCTGGCCGACTACATTGGCCAGCCGACCGTGCGCGAGCAGATGGAGTTGTTCATCCAGGCTGCGCGTGGCCGCAGCGAGTCGCTGGACCACACGCTGATTTTCGGCCCGCCGGGGCTGGGTAAAACCACGCTGGCCAATATCATCGCCGAAGAGATGGGCGTGTCGATCAAGAGCACCTCCGGCCCGGTGCTGGAGCGTCCGGGGGATCTGGCGGCGCTGCTGACCAATCTCGAGCCGCACGACGTGTTGTTCATCGACGAAATCCATCGCCTGTCGCCAATTGTCGAAGAAGTGCTGTACCCGGCCATGGAAGATTTCCAGCTCGACATCATGATCGGCGAAGGGCCGGCGGCGCGTTCGATCAAGCTCGACCTGCCGCCGTTCACCCTGGTCGGCGCCACCACCCGCGCCGGCATGCTGACCAATCCACTGCGTGACCGCTTCGGTATCGTCCAGCGCCTGGAGTTCTACAGCACGGCGGATCTGGCGACGATCGTCAGCCGTTCGGCGAGCATTCTCGGGCTGCCGCTGGACCCGGAAGGCTCGTTCGAGATCGCTCGTCGCGCTCGTGGCACGCCGCGCATTGCCAACCGTTTGCTGCGTCGGGTACGCGATTTCGCTGAAGTCCGCGCCAAGGGGCACATCACCAAGTCGGTGGCGGACCTGGCGTTGAACCTGCTGGATGTCGACGAACACGGTTTCGATCATCAGGACCGACGCCTGTTGCTGACGATGATCGAGAAGTTCGATGGCGGCCCGGTCGGTATCGACAGCCTGGCGGCGGCGATCAGTGAAGAGCGCCACACCATCGAGGACGTACTCGAGCCGTATCTGATTCAGCAAGGCTACATCATGCGTACGCCGCGGGGCAGGGTAGTGACCCGACATGCGTATCTGCATTTCGGTTTGAACATCCCGTCACGCATGGGCGAGATGCCCGTGGCAGACGAGTTTCTCGATGCTGCGGACGATTGA
- the ruvA gene encoding Holliday junction branch migration protein RuvA, with protein MIGRLRGTLVEKQPPHLILDVNGLGYELEVPMTTLYRLPSVGEPLTLHTHLVVREDAQLLYGFAGKRERDFFRELIRLNGVGPKLALALMSSLEVDELIRCVQSQDTSALTKVPGVGKKTAERLLVELKDRFKAWETSPAMFALVPNQPDGPAPVNTAENDAVSALISLGYKPQEASKAISAIKDKNLSSEDMIRRALKGMI; from the coding sequence GTGATTGGACGCTTGCGCGGCACCCTGGTTGAGAAACAGCCGCCGCACCTGATTCTGGATGTAAACGGCCTCGGGTATGAGCTGGAAGTGCCCATGACCACCCTCTATCGCCTGCCGTCTGTCGGTGAACCGCTGACCCTGCATACCCATCTGGTCGTACGCGAAGATGCGCAGTTGCTCTATGGTTTTGCCGGCAAGCGTGAGCGAGACTTTTTCCGCGAGTTGATAAGGCTCAATGGTGTCGGGCCGAAATTGGCCCTGGCACTGATGTCGAGCCTGGAGGTCGACGAGCTGATCCGTTGCGTGCAGTCGCAGGACACCTCGGCGCTGACCAAGGTGCCAGGTGTCGGCAAAAAAACCGCCGAACGCCTGTTGGTCGAATTGAAGGATCGCTTCAAGGCCTGGGAAACCTCGCCGGCCATGTTTGCGCTGGTGCCGAATCAGCCGGACGGCCCGGCGCCGGTCAATACCGCCGAAAACGATGCGGTCAGCGCGCTGATTTCCCTGGGCTACAAGCCGCAGGAAGCGAGCAAGGCGATTTCCGCCATCAAGGACAAGAACCTGAGCAGTGAAGACATGATCCGCCGCGCCCTGAAGGGAATGATTTAA
- the ruvC gene encoding crossover junction endodeoxyribonuclease RuvC, protein MTLILGIDPGSRITGYGIVRDTGRGGCIYVASGCIRTGAGELHERLQIVYRGVREIIQTYGPVTMGIEKVFMAKNADSALKLGQARGAAIVAGAEECLEIAEYTATQVKQAVVGTGAANKEQVQMMVMHMLKLTSKPQIDASDALAIAICHAHTRSSLLPHGLGTARSRGGRLRL, encoded by the coding sequence ATGACTTTAATTCTTGGTATCGACCCCGGCTCGCGCATTACCGGTTACGGGATTGTTCGCGATACCGGACGGGGTGGCTGCATTTATGTGGCGTCTGGCTGCATCCGTACCGGTGCGGGCGAGTTGCACGAGCGTTTGCAGATTGTTTATCGCGGCGTGCGCGAAATCATCCAGACTTACGGCCCGGTGACCATGGGCATCGAAAAGGTCTTCATGGCGAAAAATGCCGACTCGGCGCTCAAGCTCGGCCAGGCCCGTGGGGCGGCTATCGTTGCGGGCGCCGAAGAGTGCCTGGAAATTGCCGAGTACACGGCCACTCAGGTCAAGCAGGCCGTGGTGGGTACCGGCGCCGCCAATAAAGAACAAGTGCAAATGATGGTCATGCACATGCTGAAACTGACCAGCAAACCGCAGATCGACGCTTCCGATGCCCTCGCAATCGCCATTTGCCATGCGCACACGCGTTCCAGTCTGCTACCGCACGGCCTGGGGACCGCACGCAGTCGTGGCGGGCGCCTGCGTCTCTGA
- a CDS encoding YebC/PmpR family DNA-binding transcriptional regulator, producing MAGHSKWANIKHRKERQDAKRGKIFTKWIRELTVAARQGGGDPGSNPRLRLALDKALSANMSRDIIDRAVARGAGATEADNVEELTYEGYGPGGVAVMVECMTDNRNRTAAAVRHAFSKCGGNLGTDGSVAYLFERKGQISFAPGVDEDALTEAALEADADDVVTHEDGSIDVFTSFTSFYAVRNALEAAGFKGDDAEIVMQPTTSAELDLEGAEKVLKLIDMLEDLDDVQNVYSNADIPEDVAAQLG from the coding sequence ATGGCAGGTCATTCCAAGTGGGCGAACATCAAGCACCGCAAAGAACGTCAGGATGCCAAGAGGGGCAAGATCTTCACCAAGTGGATCCGCGAACTGACCGTTGCGGCCCGTCAGGGCGGCGGTGATCCCGGTTCCAACCCACGTCTGCGTCTGGCCCTGGACAAGGCGTTGAGCGCGAACATGAGCCGCGACATCATCGACCGCGCCGTTGCGCGCGGCGCCGGTGCGACCGAGGCGGACAACGTTGAAGAGCTGACCTACGAAGGCTACGGCCCGGGCGGCGTGGCGGTGATGGTCGAGTGCATGACCGACAACCGCAATCGTACCGCTGCGGCGGTGCGCCACGCGTTCAGCAAATGCGGCGGCAACCTCGGCACCGACGGTTCGGTGGCGTATCTGTTCGAACGCAAGGGCCAGATCAGCTTCGCGCCGGGCGTTGACGAAGACGCGCTGACCGAAGCGGCGCTTGAGGCTGACGCCGATGACGTCGTCACGCACGAGGACGGCTCGATCGATGTGTTCACGTCGTTCACCAGCTTCTACGCAGTGCGTAACGCGCTGGAAGCGGCCGGATTCAAGGGCGACGACGCGGAAATCGTCATGCAGCCGACCACCAGCGCCGAGCTGGATCTGGAAGGTGCGGAGAAGGTGCTCAAGCTGATCGACATGCTGGAAGACCTGGATGACGTGCAGAACGTCTATTCCAATGCGGACATTCCAGAAGACGTCGCCGCTCAGCTCGGTTAA